A DNA window from Dama dama isolate Ldn47 chromosome 19, ASM3311817v1, whole genome shotgun sequence contains the following coding sequences:
- the LOC133073972 gene encoding large ribosomal subunit protein P1-like: MASVSELACIYSALILHDDEVTALANVNIGSLICYVGAGGPAPAAGVAPAGGPAPSTIAAPAEEEKVKAKKEESEESDDDTGFDLFD, encoded by the exons ATGGCCTCTGTCTCGGAGCTCGCTTGCATCTATTCTGCCCTCATTCTACACGATGATGAGGTGACG GCTTTGGCCAATGTCAACATCGGGAGCCTCATCTGCTATGTGGGGGCTGGTGGACCTGCCCCAGCAGCTGGTGTTGCACCAGCAGGAGGTCCTGCCCCATCCACCATTGCTGCCCCAGCTGAGGAGGAGAaagtaaaagcaaagaaagaagaatctgaagagtCTGATGATGACACGGGCTTTGATCTTTTTGACTAA